A single window of Flavobacterium aestivum DNA harbors:
- the queG gene encoding tRNA epoxyqueuosine(34) reductase QueG has product MIDNKAKYTQFIKSEAKRLGFLSCGISKAGFLEQEAPRLEKWLNQNYNGQMSYMENHFDKRLDPTLLVDDAKSVVSLLLNYYPSEKQNSDSYKISKYAYGQDYHFVIKDKLKELLFSIESTIGNVTGRAFVDSAPVLDRAWAAKSGLGWIGKNSNLITQKVGSFYFIAELIIDLDLEYDTAVTDHCGSCTACLDACPTDAIVAPYVVDGSKCISYYTIELKENIPLDMKGKFEDWAFGCDICQDVCPWNRFSKSHNEPLFNPNPEFLSLSKKDWDEITEETFKVVFKNSPIKRTKFSGIKRNIAFLK; this is encoded by the coding sequence GTGATAGACAATAAGGCTAAATACACACAATTTATAAAATCCGAAGCCAAGCGCCTCGGGTTCTTATCTTGTGGTATATCTAAAGCTGGTTTTTTGGAGCAAGAGGCACCGCGTTTAGAAAAGTGGTTGAATCAAAATTATAATGGTCAAATGAGCTATATGGAGAATCATTTTGACAAGCGGTTGGATCCAACTTTATTAGTAGATGATGCAAAAAGTGTGGTTTCTCTCTTATTGAATTATTATCCTTCTGAAAAGCAAAATTCTGATTCCTATAAAATTTCAAAGTATGCTTATGGTCAAGATTATCATTTTGTAATAAAAGATAAACTGAAAGAACTGCTTTTTTCTATTGAGTCTACCATCGGGAATGTTACGGGAAGGGCTTTTGTGGATTCTGCACCAGTTCTTGATAGAGCTTGGGCAGCCAAAAGTGGTTTAGGTTGGATTGGCAAAAACAGTAATCTAATCACTCAAAAAGTAGGATCTTTTTATTTTATAGCTGAGCTTATTATAGATTTAGATTTAGAATATGACACAGCGGTTACAGATCATTGTGGCTCATGCACTGCATGTCTGGATGCCTGCCCTACAGATGCAATTGTTGCGCCATATGTAGTAGATGGTAGTAAATGTATTTCTTATTACACAATCGAACTCAAAGAAAATATTCCTTTAGACATGAAAGGGAAGTTTGAGGATTGGGCTTTTGGATGTGATATCTGCCAAGATGTATGCCCTTGGAATCGTTTTTCTAAATCACACAATGAGCCTTTGTTTAATCCCAATCCGGAATTTCTTTCTTTGTCTAAAAAAGATTGGGATGAAATTACAGAAGAAACATTCAAAGTAGTGTTTAAAAATTCACCTATTAAGCGAACTAAGTTTTCAGGTATTAAGAGAAATATAGCTTTTTTGAAATAA
- the ruvA gene encoding Holliday junction branch migration protein RuvA — protein sequence MIAHLQGKLVEKSPTEVIIDCGGVGYHINISLHTYSLIPNADFIKLYTYLQIKEDAHTLFGFVEKSEREIFKMLLSVSGIGAGIARTMLSSLDPKQIINAIASGDVSTIQTIKGIGGKTAQRVILDLKEKVLKLYDLDDVSISQSNTNKDEALSALEVLGFVRKTSEKIVEKIVKEDPEATVESIIKKALKNL from the coding sequence ATGATAGCACATTTACAAGGGAAATTAGTAGAGAAATCACCGACAGAAGTTATAATTGACTGTGGAGGGGTTGGTTATCATATAAATATATCTTTGCACACATATTCGTTAATTCCTAATGCCGACTTTATTAAATTGTATACATATCTTCAAATAAAAGAAGATGCACATACATTATTTGGTTTTGTAGAGAAATCTGAAAGAGAAATTTTTAAAATGTTACTTTCAGTCTCAGGTATTGGAGCAGGTATAGCTAGAACTATGCTTTCTTCTTTAGATCCGAAACAAATCATTAATGCAATTGCATCAGGAGATGTTTCAACAATTCAGACTATTAAGGGGATTGGGGGCAAAACGGCACAAAGAGTTATACTCGATTTGAAAGAAAAAGTGTTAAAATTATACGATTTAGACGATGTTTCAATCTCTCAAAGCAATACAAACAAAGATGAGGCGTTATCTGCTCTAGAAGTTCTCGGTTTTGTTAGGAAAACTTCTGAAAAAATAGTAGAAAAAATTGTTAAAGAGGATCCAGAAGCTACTGTTGAATCTATAATTAAAAAAGCTTTAAAAAACTTATAA
- the ruvB gene encoding Holliday junction branch migration DNA helicase RuvB produces MNANLDPTNNNFSSEELDIEKRLRPLSFSDFAGQDQVLENLKVFVAAANQRNDALDHTLFHGPPGLGKTTLANILANELQVGIKITSGPVLDKPGDLAGLLTNLGERDVLFIDEIHRLSPIVEEYLYSAMEDFKIDIMIESGPNARTVQINLNPFTLIGATTRSGLLTAPMRARFGISSRLQYYTTELLTTIVERSASIFKMPITMEAAIEIAGRSRGTPRIANALLRRVRDFAQIKGNGKIDIEIARYALKALNVDAHGLDEMDNKILNTIIEKFKGGPVGLTTLATAVSESSETIEEVYEPFLIQEGFIMRTPRGREVTDKAYKHLGKIRTNIQGGLF; encoded by the coding sequence ATGAATGCAAACTTAGATCCAACAAATAATAACTTCAGCTCTGAAGAACTCGATATCGAAAAAAGATTGAGACCTTTGTCTTTTAGCGATTTTGCTGGGCAAGATCAAGTCTTGGAAAATCTTAAAGTTTTTGTTGCGGCTGCCAATCAGCGTAATGATGCTTTAGATCATACCCTTTTTCATGGGCCTCCAGGTCTTGGAAAAACCACACTGGCAAATATTCTTGCAAATGAACTGCAAGTTGGTATTAAAATAACGTCAGGACCAGTTTTGGATAAACCTGGTGATCTTGCTGGATTGCTTACTAATTTGGGCGAAAGAGATGTATTGTTTATTGATGAAATTCATCGTTTGAGTCCCATAGTTGAAGAATATCTATATTCGGCAATGGAAGATTTTAAGATCGATATTATGATTGAATCAGGGCCAAATGCGAGAACGGTTCAAATCAATCTAAATCCTTTTACACTCATTGGTGCTACCACTCGCTCAGGACTTTTAACAGCACCTATGCGTGCTCGTTTTGGTATTTCATCACGATTACAATATTATACAACTGAACTTTTAACAACTATTGTTGAGAGGAGTGCTTCTATTTTTAAAATGCCTATAACTATGGAAGCTGCCATTGAAATAGCAGGTAGGAGTAGAGGAACACCTCGTATTGCAAATGCTTTATTGAGACGTGTTCGTGATTTTGCTCAAATAAAAGGGAACGGTAAAATTGATATTGAAATTGCTCGATATGCCTTGAAGGCACTTAATGTCGATGCTCATGGATTGGATGAGATGGATAATAAGATTTTGAATACTATTATCGAGAAATTTAAAGGTGGTCCAGTTGGTCTTACTACATTGGCCACAGCTGTATCCGAAAGTAGTGAAACTATCGAAGAGGTTTATGAACCTTTCTTGATTCAAGAAGGATTTATTATGAGAACACCAAGAGGACGTGAAGTAACAGATAAGGCCTATAAACATTTAGGGAAAATTAGAACAAACATTCAAGGTGGTTTGTTCTAA
- a CDS encoding NADP-dependent malic enzyme — translation MDKNSKRREALLYHAKPTPGKIQVVPTKKYATQRDLSLAYSPGVAEPCLEIAKDVNNVYKYTAKGNLVAVITNGTAVLGLGDIGPEASKPVMEGKGLLFKIFADIDVFDIEIGAKNIDEFIQTVKNIAPTFGGINLEDIKAPESFEIERRLVEELNIPVMHDDQHGTAIISSAALINALELAGKKAEDVKMVVSGAGSAALACANLYVLLGVKLENILMFNSKGLLTKGDTSLSELQQKYARDIEPMSLEEALLGADLFLGLSSGNIMSPKMLLGMADNPIVFAMANPEPEIDYNLAIATRKDVIMATGRSDFPNQVNNVLGFPYIFRGALDVRATKINEAMKMAAVRALAALAKESVPEQVNIAYGATKLVFGREYIIPSPFDPRLIHIVAPAVAKAAMDSGVALNPITDWDKYEEELLNRLGNDNKMVRLITNRAKTDPKRIVFAEADQLDVLKAAQIVSEEGIGFPILLGNKEIILELKEELGFDADVQIIDPKLDEEKERRERFANTLWESRRRNGVSLFDAQKFMRERNYFAAMMVNCGEADALVSGHSRSYPSVVRPMLQLVGKASNVSLVATTNLMLTGRGPMFLSDTAINVNPTAEELAKIAVMTAKTVKMFGIEPVIAMVSYSNFGSSVNESASKVKEAVAYLHKNHPDIIVDGEVQADFALNPEMLTAKFPFSKLAGKKVNTLVFPNLESANITYKLLKELNGVGSIGPIMMGMKSPVHIFQLGASVEEMVNMAAVAVIDAQEKSKRKEE, via the coding sequence ATGGACAAAAATAGTAAAAGAAGAGAAGCGTTATTGTATCACGCTAAACCAACTCCGGGAAAAATTCAGGTAGTCCCTACTAAGAAATATGCAACTCAAAGAGATTTGTCTTTAGCCTATTCACCAGGTGTTGCTGAGCCTTGTCTGGAAATAGCAAAAGATGTAAATAATGTTTATAAATATACTGCCAAAGGAAATTTAGTTGCCGTAATTACAAATGGAACAGCTGTTTTAGGACTTGGGGATATAGGGCCGGAAGCTTCAAAACCAGTAATGGAAGGTAAAGGTTTGTTGTTTAAAATTTTTGCCGATATTGATGTATTTGATATTGAAATTGGAGCTAAAAATATAGATGAGTTCATTCAGACAGTAAAAAATATCGCACCAACTTTTGGAGGGATTAATCTGGAAGATATAAAAGCACCGGAATCTTTTGAAATCGAACGAAGATTGGTTGAAGAATTGAATATCCCTGTGATGCATGATGATCAACACGGAACAGCAATTATTTCTTCGGCGGCTTTGATAAACGCATTAGAATTGGCTGGTAAAAAAGCCGAAGATGTGAAAATGGTAGTATCAGGAGCGGGATCAGCAGCTCTAGCCTGTGCCAATTTATATGTTTTATTAGGAGTAAAATTAGAAAACATATTGATGTTTAACAGTAAAGGACTTCTAACAAAAGGAGATACTTCTTTATCTGAATTGCAACAAAAATATGCTAGAGATATTGAACCAATGAGTCTTGAAGAGGCTTTATTGGGGGCTGATCTTTTCCTAGGGCTGTCTTCAGGAAATATTATGAGTCCAAAAATGTTACTGGGAATGGCAGATAATCCAATTGTTTTTGCAATGGCAAACCCAGAGCCGGAAATAGATTATAATTTAGCAATTGCTACTCGTAAAGATGTAATTATGGCTACCGGTCGTTCGGATTTTCCTAATCAGGTAAATAACGTTCTTGGGTTTCCTTATATTTTTAGAGGAGCTTTAGATGTTAGAGCAACCAAAATTAATGAGGCTATGAAAATGGCTGCTGTAAGAGCATTGGCAGCTTTAGCAAAAGAATCGGTTCCAGAACAAGTTAATATAGCTTATGGTGCTACTAAATTGGTTTTTGGTAGAGAGTATATAATTCCATCTCCTTTTGACCCTAGGTTAATACATATTGTTGCACCAGCAGTTGCAAAAGCAGCAATGGATTCTGGAGTTGCTCTTAACCCAATTACAGATTGGGACAAATATGAAGAGGAACTTTTGAATCGTTTGGGGAATGACAATAAAATGGTTCGTTTAATTACCAATAGAGCAAAAACAGATCCTAAGCGAATTGTTTTTGCCGAGGCAGACCAACTTGATGTTCTGAAGGCAGCTCAAATTGTATCTGAAGAAGGTATTGGATTCCCAATTTTGTTAGGAAACAAAGAAATTATTTTGGAATTAAAAGAAGAATTAGGCTTTGATGCCGATGTTCAGATAATTGATCCAAAATTAGATGAAGAGAAAGAACGAAGAGAAAGATTCGCAAATACATTATGGGAATCTAGAAGAAGAAATGGAGTTTCATTATTTGATGCTCAAAAATTTATGAGAGAAAGAAACTATTTTGCCGCCATGATGGTTAATTGTGGAGAAGCAGATGCATTGGTTTCTGGACATTCTAGAAGTTATCCATCAGTTGTGAGACCAATGCTACAGCTTGTTGGGAAAGCTTCGAACGTTTCTTTAGTGGCAACAACAAATTTAATGTTGACAGGTCGTGGTCCTATGTTTTTATCGGATACAGCTATCAATGTAAATCCAACTGCAGAGGAATTAGCAAAAATAGCTGTAATGACTGCGAAAACGGTTAAAATGTTCGGAATAGAACCAGTTATTGCAATGGTTTCATATTCAAATTTCGGTTCATCTGTAAACGAAAGTGCTTCAAAAGTAAAAGAAGCAGTTGCCTATTTGCATAAAAATCATCCTGATATTATTGTTGATGGTGAAGTTCAAGCTGATTTTGCTTTAAATCCAGAAATGTTAACAGCTAAGTTCCCTTTCTCTAAATTGGCTGGAAAAAAAGTGAATACTTTAGTTTTTCCAAATTTAGAATCAGCAAATATTACGTATAAACTTTTGAAAGAGTTGAATGGTGTAGGTTCGATAGGGCCTATCATGATGGGAATGAAAAGCCCAGTTCATATATTCCAATTAGGTGCAAGTGTTGAAGAAATGGTAAATATGGCTGCAGTAGCAGTAATCGATGCACAGGAAAAAAGCAAAAGAAAAGAAGAATAG
- a CDS encoding CBS domain-containing protein, producing the protein MTVNQILSVKGREVYSIPSSITVFEALRIMGEKNIGAVLVIEETVLKGILSERDYARKIVLKDKSSKETLVSEIMEEDVITVKPDDDLEYCMQLMTGKRIRHLPVSEDDNIIGLVSIGDVVKAIIELQKNTIQYLDSYISGSKA; encoded by the coding sequence ATGACTGTAAATCAAATATTAAGTGTAAAAGGAAGGGAAGTTTATTCTATACCTTCTTCAATAACCGTATTCGAAGCTTTGAGAATAATGGGAGAAAAGAATATTGGAGCAGTTTTGGTTATTGAAGAAACTGTTTTGAAAGGAATTTTATCTGAAAGAGATTATGCTCGAAAAATTGTTTTAAAGGACAAGTCTTCAAAAGAAACATTAGTGAGCGAAATTATGGAGGAAGATGTTATAACTGTAAAGCCAGATGATGATTTAGAATATTGCATGCAATTAATGACAGGAAAGAGAATAAGACATTTGCCTGTTTCAGAGGACGATAATATTATTGGACTTGTTTCTATAGGGGATGTTGTAAAAGCGATAATTGAACTTCAAAAAAACACCATTCAATATTTGGATTCGTATATCAGCGGAAGCAAGGCATAA